In Pseudothermotoga sp., a genomic segment contains:
- a CDS encoding 2-oxoacid:acceptor oxidoreductase family protein: MPAKYFEIRWHSRAGQGAKSAAQLLAETVLEEGKYAQAFPEYGAERSGAPMRAFNRISEGKIRVHHSVENPDVVVVIDETLLSPAIAAGLKKEGVLIVNTKHTLDYVRKKTNFSGRICLVNATDIALQEIKRGVPNTVMLGTLARVTGLVNIEVVEKKIREMFDRKLPEEMIQANIRALKRGFEEVQCSG, translated from the coding sequence GTGCCTGCAAAGTATTTCGAAATCAGATGGCACTCGAGAGCAGGTCAAGGTGCTAAAAGTGCAGCTCAGTTGTTGGCTGAAACTGTTCTTGAGGAAGGTAAGTACGCCCAAGCATTCCCGGAGTATGGTGCTGAAAGATCAGGAGCGCCTATGAGAGCTTTCAACAGGATAAGTGAAGGTAAGATACGTGTTCATCATTCGGTTGAAAATCCCGATGTAGTTGTGGTGATCGATGAAACATTACTTTCTCCGGCCATAGCTGCTGGTTTAAAGAAAGAAGGAGTCCTCATAGTGAATACGAAACACACACTCGATTACGTGAGGAAAAAGACGAATTTCAGCGGTAGGATATGCTTGGTTAATGCAACAGATATAGCCCTTCAAGAGATCAAGAGAGGGGTTCCAAACACAGTTATGCTTGGGACTTTGGCACGTGTGACAGGACTGGTGAACATTGAAGTTGTTGAAAAAAAGATAAGAGAGATGTTCGACAGGAAATTACCAGAGGAAATGATCCAAGCTAACATCAGAGCGCTCAAACGTGGTTTTGAGGAGGTGCAGTGCAGTGGCTGA
- the porD gene encoding pyruvate synthase subunit PorD, with amino-acid sequence MAELKKWYELPIAGLIVEPGTARKYKTGDWRVKRPIYDRSKCIDCMICWFYCPDLAIIQENGIMKGINYFYCKGCGVCANVCPKSAIEMRPETEFIGKED; translated from the coding sequence GTGGCTGAGCTGAAGAAATGGTATGAGTTACCTATAGCTGGTTTAATCGTTGAACCTGGTACTGCACGCAAATATAAAACTGGAGATTGGAGAGTCAAAAGGCCGATATACGATAGATCTAAGTGTATCGATTGTATGATTTGCTGGTTCTACTGTCCGGATCTAGCGATCATCCAAGAGAACGGCATCATGAAGGGTATAAACTATTTCTACTGCAAAGGTTGCGGTGTTTGTGCAAACGTTTGTCCAAAGTCCGCGATTGAAATGCGTCCAGAGACTGAATTCATTGGGAAGGAGGACTGA